A window of the Bacillus sp. (in: firmicutes) genome harbors these coding sequences:
- the pdxT gene encoding pyridoxal 5'-phosphate synthase glutaminase subunit PdxT — protein MVKVGVLALQGAVREHIRALEAAGAEAVQIKKVEQLQDIDGLVFPGGESTTMRRLIDKYGFFEPLKEFGKSGKPIFGTCAGLILMATKIAGQEDAHLGLLDMTVERNAFGRQVDSFEASLMITDVADDFIGVFIRAPRILEVGKDVEIICKHKDKIVAVRQDHYLACSFHPELTDDHRLAEYFVKMVEAAKEKLAV, from the coding sequence GCGCACTTGAAGCAGCAGGTGCAGAGGCTGTTCAAATTAAAAAGGTTGAACAACTACAGGATATTGATGGCCTTGTATTCCCTGGTGGAGAAAGCACGACCATGAGACGTTTAATTGATAAATATGGCTTTTTCGAGCCGTTAAAGGAATTTGGTAAAAGTGGTAAGCCGATCTTCGGCACTTGTGCCGGTCTTATTTTAATGGCAACGAAAATTGCTGGTCAAGAAGATGCCCATTTAGGTTTACTCGATATGACGGTCGAGCGCAATGCCTTTGGTCGTCAAGTAGACAGTTTTGAGGCAAGCCTTATGATTACCGATGTTGCTGATGATTTTATCGGTGTGTTTATCCGTGCTCCAAGAATTCTTGAAGTTGGCAAAGATGTTGAGATTATTTGTAAGCATAAGGACAAAATTGTCGCTGTTAGACAGGATCATTACTTAGCTTGTTCATTCCATCCAGAATTAACAGACGACCATCGCTTGGCTGAGTATTTTGTTAAAATGGTGGAAGCAGCAAAAGAAAAATTAGCTGTATAA